The sequence below is a genomic window from Candidatus Omnitrophota bacterium.
TGAAGGCCCTAAAATTACAACCCCGACTATTAAAAGCACAATAACTGTATTCATCTAATCTCCCACCTCAACTATGGCCACACAATCATTTCTTAAGAATTTAATTATCCCTCTGTTAATGCTTATCGCCTCTTGCCAATCTATGATAATATCCCCTTTGCCCAAAAGACTCATGATCGGGTAATGGCAAGATAAAAGCTCAAACTCTCCTTTTTCTCCTGGGACAAAAACAGTAGAAACATCTCCTTTATAGAGAATAGAATCGATATCCAGCACCGTAAAGAAAAATTTACCGATCATCCTATTTATTCGCTGAAATGGTAATTTCCTGAACAGCAGCTTCTTGTTCCTGCCCTTCAGCAGCTCTTTTTTCCATAAGCACTTTCAGGTAATCATTGATCAGAAAAATCAACTCTTGCTCAATGCCTTCATCAAAATCCCTTTTAGCGCGCAGCTTTTGTAAAACTTCAGGATTCCGCTTAAACGCAAAATCATATATTTCTTCTTTAAATATAGCGATCTCTCCCATTTCCAGATCTTCCAATAAGCCTTTATTATGAGCTAAGAACATAAGCACTTCCCCTTCCATGGGTACCGGCTTATCGCGGTCTTGTTTTAAAAGCTCATACAAAATCTTGCCCTTACCCAATTCCCTCTCTGTTTCTTCGCTCTGACCGGAAGCCTTAAGCCGTGACAAACGCTGCAATTCTTCAAAACGCACATATTCAAGACGCAGGGTCTTACTTACCTTTTTTATCGCCGGCCATTGCACTTTGCTTCCGATACGGGAAACTGATAAACCTATACCGACCGCTGGCTTAAAGGCATCATTAAAAAGCTGCGCGCTTAAATAAAGCTGTCCATCGGTCATAGATACTAAATTTGATGGCACATAACCTGTTAAATCGCCTTCCAGAAGTTCAACAATAGGCAAAAATGTCATTGAGCCTCCGCCTTTTTCTTTATTTAATTTAGCCGCGCGCTCAATCATTCTGGAATGCAAATAAAATACATCTCCCGGATAAGATTCTCTTCCGGGGGGCCTGCCTAAAATAAGCGATATTTCTCGATATGCCCAGGCATGCTTGGTAAAATCATCAAAGATTACCAGCACATCCCTGCCTTGATTCATAAAAAGCTCGCCTATGGAACTAGCCACGTATGGCGCCAGATACATCTGCCCCGGAGGCTGCCCCGCCATAGCAGCGACAATGATCCCGTAATCAAACATATCGAATTTCTTAAACAACTCCACAACCCTGCTCATGGCTGCTTTAGATTTACCAATTGAACAGTATATACAAATAACGTTCTTACCTTTTTGATTAATAATAATGTCAGTACAGAGAGTCGTCTTGCCGGTCATTTTATCTCCTAATATAAGCTCTCTCTGTCCTTTGCCAATGGGGATTATGGTATCTATTATTTTTATCCCCGTCTCAAGCGTTTCTTTGATAATTTCTCTCTCCAGGATAGACGGAGCTTCAGGAAAAATAGGAAGATAAACTTCTGGAGGGATAACTCCCAAGCCATCCAAAGGCTCACCTAAAACATTAACCATGCGCCCCAGATATTTACTGCTTACGGGGACATTGAACGGCTCCAAGGTCATGGTTGCGGTATCTCCGGTTTTTATCGGCTCCTGCTCTTTAACAATAAGAACTTGCGTTTCATCCTCAGAAAAACCAATAATCATGCCCAGCGTACCATAACCAAATCTAATCAACTGCCCATTAATACAATGTTCAAGGCCTTTAATGGTCACAATACAACCGCGGACCGCTTTAACCAAACCAAACTCTTTATACTGTAGGCTCATACTTTCAAGATTATATCACAAATTTCCTATATGCTCAATACCGCAAAACTTCTATTTAACTTCAGACTGCTGCTTAGGCTTGGTGATTTTATTATACTTAGCAGAACCTGTATCCGCCTTAAGCCTTCTATACCAAAAAAGCCCCACGAAGATGCTAAATATAATCAGGAATATAATAACAATTAAAAAAACCTGCCAGACTTCTGCTTTGGGAATATTCTCCTTTTTCTTTATATCGGCAATCTTAAGCTGAGCCTGAGGGTCTTGCTCTTTTAAGACGCTAAAAAATTCCTGCGCGCGCACAATATCAGCAATTAACCCCTTCATCTTATCCAAGCTCTGCTTGATTTTCTTTTCGCGCTCGAGGTTGTCATTATAAAGCGATATCTTATCCCTGATACCAGAAGCTGTTTTCTGAGTTTCTAGTATCTCCTGCGAGCTCTTAGTTATATCAGAAAGAAGCATATCCCCTAATTTATTATATTTGGTTTCTTTTAATATGCTCTTGAAATCATCCGCCTCGCGCGCATATTTATCCATTAATTCCGGGGAAAAACTCCACATATCCTTTATTTCCAATTCATATTTCTTGCGTTCTCCGGCTTTCAGCTTTTCTTTTTTACTTAAATAATACTGCCCTACCTTGTTATCATAGCCGATATCAAATCCGGGATTAGAAACCAGATATTCTGGCTGCACGCCTTTAGGCAGGTAACTTGTTACTGTTGTTTCCGCCTCTTCCTCTGCTGTATTAGTAGCCTCTACAACATAACGCACGGTGCGCGCGTTTTCCATTCCAGAAGACTTAATTGCCAAATAATCCAAAGATAAAATATCATTCTCCAGTTGTGACAAGCGTTCCTTATTCGCGCGATACAAACCGATCTTGCGCTCAATATCACCAGCGGCTTCGGTTTGCGACTTTGATATATCATCCAGCTTAAGATTAATATTATCGGCCAACATCTTAGCGGTATCGTAACTTGATGAATTCTTCATCGTATTTAACTTCTCGCCAAGTTTATTTCTTAGGCTATCCACTTTGTCGCTAGGAATATCCCACTTGTCCTGTATGACTATCTGCAATTCTTTAGTCTGCTTGGCATCTAATGTTATATCTTGATGGGCAAAATAGACATTTTTTTGAGGGTCATAATCAATAAGAAGCCCTCCTGCGTCAAGTATATCTTCCTGCTTAATCTCTGCGGGAAAATCATATCTAACGGGTAAAGTTGTAGTTTTATCATCGGATGGATTTACAACAAAAAGTTTGACCTTTACTGCCGCGAATGCCTGTGACGCGCATAAAAAAACAGATATAAAAATTACCATCGCCTTTCTAAAGGACATTTTATTCAGCCTCCAACCAGCTTTTTACAACCGCGGTGCCCTGTTCTTTGGCAGCAGCGATCGCAGCAAGAATAGTTTTTACCTCATTCATCTTTTTCTTTAATCTTGTTAAATCCGCAATTTCAGTTTTATCCAATGTTTCAACCTTTTTCATCTTCAAACCAAGCGATTTACCGCTTTCGTTAGTAGCATGAACTACTGAATCCACTATTTTCTTAGTTATAGCGTTGCCATCT
It includes:
- the atpA gene encoding F0F1 ATP synthase subunit alpha; translation: MSLQYKEFGLVKAVRGCIVTIKGLEHCINGQLIRFGYGTLGMIIGFSEDETQVLIVKEQEPIKTGDTATMTLEPFNVPVSSKYLGRMVNVLGEPLDGLGVIPPEVYLPIFPEAPSILEREIIKETLETGIKIIDTIIPIGKGQRELILGDKMTGKTTLCTDIIINQKGKNVICIYCSIGKSKAAMSRVVELFKKFDMFDYGIIVAAMAGQPPGQMYLAPYVASSIGELFMNQGRDVLVIFDDFTKHAWAYREISLILGRPPGRESYPGDVFYLHSRMIERAAKLNKEKGGGSMTFLPIVELLEGDLTGYVPSNLVSMTDGQLYLSAQLFNDAFKPAVGIGLSVSRIGSKVQWPAIKKVSKTLRLEYVRFEELQRLSRLKASGQSEETERELGKGKILYELLKQDRDKPVPMEGEVLMFLAHNKGLLEDLEMGEIAIFKEEIYDFAFKRNPEVLQKLRAKRDFDEGIEQELIFLINDYLKVLMEKRAAEGQEQEAAVQEITISANK